A region of the Candidatus Eisenbacteria bacterium genome:
CTCGTCCTGATCCTTCCCGCCGCCGCGCTCGCCTCGGACGACGTTCCCTGGGACCTGATCGACGGAGGAGCGGATCTCAAGGGGGTTCGCAAGGAAGCCGCGGCCGAGGTGCTCGCCTCGGCGAAGTGCTACGGCGGGTGCGAGGGAACGATCCTCTCTTGTCTTTCGAAGTCGGGGGGCGATCCGATCGCTCGGAGGCTCGCCGCGTTCGTGGTTCGACGCGTGAAGGCGGACCGGGATCCGGAAGAGATCCTCAAGGAGATCGAGGACAGGAGGCTCTCCGCGTTTCCCGAGAAGCCTCTCGATCCGGATGTCGCCAAGACGCCGCTCTGCGGGGACGCGAAGGCCCCGATTCGGGTCGTTCTCTACGCGGACTTCGGCTGCCCGTACTGCAAGGCGACCGCGACGGCGCTCCGCGATCTCGTCCAAAAGGACCCGAAGCGAATCGCTTATTACTTCAAGAACTATCCGCTCAAGTCGAACGACAGGGCGGTCCCCGCCGCGCGCGCGCTTCTCGCCGCGGAGAAGCAGGGGAAGTTCTGGGAGATGCACGACTTTCTCTTCGCGAACGACAAGGATCTCTCCGACGCGGCGATCGAGGCCGGCGCGAAGAAGGTCGGCCTTGACCTCGCGCGCTTCCGCGCGGACCAAGAGGACCCGTCGGTCGTCGAGCGTCTCCGCGCGGAGAAGATGGAGGGGATCCGGTTCGGCGTAAAGAAGACGCCGGGCATCCTCGTGAACGGAAAACCGTACCGGGGCGTTCGGACGTGGGAGGAGCTCTTCGACCGGATCGAGGAGGAGCGCGATCTGCTCGATGTGAAGTAGAAGCGAGAAGAGCGGGCCCTTCTCGCTTTCATGCTTCCCGCGGCGAACTGCCCCCATCGAAAGGCAAGAGGGGCGAGGCCGGGTCGATCAAGTTCCACCACGCCTTTCCGCAGGGCACAACTTGACAACTCCGTCGCCCGCCCCTGAGGGCTTCGGGTTGAACTCATGCCGGCGCAAGGGGTTGCGGTCGACAACCCTCTCCGGACGGCTCGCCCGGGGCGGCCGAAAAAACCCCTCTATCTCTTTCGGGGTTCGTGTGTTATAATCACGCCGATGGTAACGCTCCCACGAGGAAACCGCCGTGCAAGGAGGGTATGCATGAGACCACGCTTCCTGGCGGCGCTGGGGCTCGCGTTCTTGATGGCGTCCCCCGCCATCGCGGCGCAGCGCCTGGTGCTCATCGAAGACTTCACGAACATGGGCTGATCGGGCTGCGGCGCCATCAAGGACACGATGGACGTGATCTTTGATGGGGCGTATGGGACGCAGGTTGCGCCCCTCAAGTACCACGTGCACTGGCCGTCAGCCACGGATCAGTTCTATGTCTACAACCCGACGGAGATCAACGCTCGCAGGTCCTACTACGCCGTCAACTACGTGCCCACGTTCCGCTGGGACGGGAAGTACATCAAGGATCCGAGCGATTTCGGCACGTACGCGCAATGGTACTCCTTTGTTCGGACCACGATCGACACGCTGTCGGACAACCCGGCCCCGATCCGCATCGAGGTCGAGCACTACCTTTCTCCGCCGGATGATCCCGATTCGATCTACATCAAGATCGACGTGATCGCCGAGGAGGCGGTGAGCGGCACGCTCCGGCTCCGCTGCGCGATCGTTCAATACTGGGTGCGCGTGGTCGGCCAGGGCAAGTTCTACTACCCGTTCCGGGACATGATCCCGAGCACGGCGGGCGAGGTCGTTCCGAACCTCTCGGCCGGCGACTCGCTCCACTTCGAGTACGTGGTTCCCTACGACAGCGCGAACTACCACATCGACCGGATGCAGAGCACGGTGTGGGTGCAGAACGACGTCGGGAAGGCGGTCCTGAACGCAGCGACCGGCTTCATTCCCCAGATCTCGACCGATGTTCCCGGCGGGGTTCCGCTTCGCGTGGTTCTCGATCAGAACATGCCGAACCCGTTCAACCCGACGACCACGATCGGCTTCTCGGTCGATCAAGACGGCCAGGTCCGTCTTTCGGTCTTCTCGCCGACGGGACGTCTCGTCACGGACCTCGTCGACGGCGCGGTCGGAGAGGGCTCCCACATGGTGACATGGGACGGCCGCGACCGGACCGGCCGCGAGGTCGGAAGCGGCGTGTACTACTATCGGCTCGATACGGACAAGACATCCTTGACCAAGAAGATGATTCTCGTCCGCTGATCTTCCGAACGAACCGAGGTTCAGCCCCTCTCGGCCGCCGGCCGGGAGGGGTTTCTTCATTGCGGGCGCGGGGTTCCGTCCCCCCGCCCCGGAAAGGGTGTGCGGCGCGGGCGGGATCTGGTACCGTTTCGGGTGGTATGGCCGCCGGGAAGGAGAACGAATGAGCCTCGTCCGTCCCTTCTTCGTCCTTCCGATTCTTGCCGCCCTCCTGTCGGGATCCGCCGCCGGCGCTTCGGGAGGGAAAGGCGGCGAGCAGGAGATCGCCCGTCTCGAGGAGAAGAGCGCGAGGGCGCCGGAGAACGCGGAGATCCTCAGGGACCTCGGCCTTCTCTACCTCGACGCGGGGCGCTTCGACAAGGCGATGGCCCGCCTCAAGAAGGCGGCGCGCCTCGACCCGGAGGAGCGCACGCTCCCGCTTCTCCTCGGTCTCTGCCACGAGGGGCGAAGGGAATGGGCCGGGGCGCTCGATGCCTATCGCCTGTACCGGAGCGACGACCGCTCGAGCGCGGTCGCACGCACCGTGCGGGGCCGAATGAACCGAGTCGTCCGCATGGTCTACGAGGAACGAGCCTCGGCCCTCGCCGCGGAGCCCGCCCCGCTCTCCCCGGGTCTTCTCGCCGTCCGCCCCTTCGAGGTGATCGGCGAGACCGAGACCTACGGCAATCTCGGGAAGGGGATCGCCGAGCAGCTGATCAACGATCTTTCGCTTGTCAAGGATTTCCCCGTCGTGCCGCGGCTCCTCTTCGAGGCGCTCCGCGCGGAGGTGGAGCGCTCGCGCGCGGCGGGACGCGACCCGCTCGCGGTCGCCTCGCTCGATGCGATGCTCGGGGCGGGCTGGTCGCTCGGCGGGACGATCGCGCCGCGCGAGGAGGACGACGAGATCCGGATCGACTACTTCCTCGCGAACAACGAGACGGGCGAGGTCTCTCCGCCCTCGACGCTCTCCGGCCCCCTCGCGGACTTTCTCGCGCTCGAGAAGCGTCTCGCGTTCGACGTGATTCAGAAGTTCGGGGTCCCGCTCGCGGAAGGGGAACGCCGCGCGGTCGCCGCCGTCCCGACACGGCATTTCCGCGCGTTTCTCGCCTACTGCGACGCCCTCGCCGCGGAGGACCGAGGGGATTCGGATGCGGCGCGCGCTCTCTACGCGCAAGCGCGGCGTCTCGATCCTTCCTTCGCGCTCGCCGCGGAGAGGGCGGAACGAACAGCCGGTTCCGCGGAGGCGATCCGAGCGATCGCGGAGGCGGAGATCGCTTATCCCACGGAGATCCGAACGGAGCGGCGCCTCGCGAGATCCGCCGGGCTGCTTCTTCCGGCCCCCTTCCCGGAGCGCGGCGAGGCGAGCGATCTCTCCAACGTGCGCGCCGCCGCGCGCGCGGATCTCGTGATCCGGGTGGATCGGCCATGAAGCGAACCATCGCTCGAGGCGCCGCTGCGCTTCTTCTCCTTCTCGCCTTTGCGGAGCCCGCTCTCGCGCGTTCGGACGAGGTTCGTCTCGTCGACAAGCTGTTTCTCGAGGGAGAGCTCGGCGTCTCCGTCCGGACGTGGACTCTGAGGAAGGACGGATCGCCCGACGCGAAGGTCTTCGAGATCGCCGCGCCGGCTCGCTTCCGAAAGCCGGTCGGGGCGCACGGCGATCTCGTTCTCGAGCTTCCCGGCGTGTGGGCGTCGATCGAGGAGGAGGAGAAATCGGAATACCGCGGGCCGGCCGACGCGCGTCTTTCGGCGTCGTTCCGTCCGGGCGGCGCGGGAACGCGCGTCG
Encoded here:
- a CDS encoding thioredoxin domain-containing protein — translated: MLRRISRAAAWLVLILPAAALASDDVPWDLIDGGADLKGVRKEAAAEVLASAKCYGGCEGTILSCLSKSGGDPIARRLAAFVVRRVKADRDPEEILKEIEDRRLSAFPEKPLDPDVAKTPLCGDAKAPIRVVLYADFGCPYCKATATALRDLVQKDPKRIAYYFKNYPLKSNDRAVPAARALLAAEKQGKFWEMHDFLFANDKDLSDAAIEAGAKKVGLDLARFRADQEDPSVVERLRAEKMEGIRFGVKKTPGILVNGKPYRGVRTWEELFDRIEEERDLLDVK
- a CDS encoding tetratricopeptide repeat protein: MSLVRPFFVLPILAALLSGSAAGASGGKGGEQEIARLEEKSARAPENAEILRDLGLLYLDAGRFDKAMARLKKAARLDPEERTLPLLLGLCHEGRREWAGALDAYRLYRSDDRSSAVARTVRGRMNRVVRMVYEERASALAAEPAPLSPGLLAVRPFEVIGETETYGNLGKGIAEQLINDLSLVKDFPVVPRLLFEALRAEVERSRAAGRDPLAVASLDAMLGAGWSLGGTIAPREEDDEIRIDYFLANNETGEVSPPSTLSGPLADFLALEKRLAFDVIQKFGVPLAEGERRAVAAVPTRHFRAFLAYCDALAAEDRGDSDAARALYAQARRLDPSFALAAERAERTAGSAEAIRAIAEAEIAYPTEIRTERRLARSAGLLLPAPFPERGEASDLSNVRAAARADLVIRVDRP
- a CDS encoding T9SS type A sorting domain-containing protein; protein product: MDVIFDGAYGTQVAPLKYHVHWPSATDQFYVYNPTEINARRSYYAVNYVPTFRWDGKYIKDPSDFGTYAQWYSFVRTTIDTLSDNPAPIRIEVEHYLSPPDDPDSIYIKIDVIAEEAVSGTLRLRCAIVQYWVRVVGQGKFYYPFRDMIPSTAGEVVPNLSAGDSLHFEYVVPYDSANYHIDRMQSTVWVQNDVGKAVLNAATGFIPQISTDVPGGVPLRVVLDQNMPNPFNPTTTIGFSVDQDGQVRLSVFSPTGRLVTDLVDGAVGEGSHMVTWDGRDRTGREVGSGVYYYRLDTDKTSLTKKMILVR